Proteins encoded together in one Arachis hypogaea cultivar Tifrunner unplaced genomic scaffold, arahy.Tifrunner.gnm2.J5K5 arahy.Tifrunner.gnm2.scaffold_50, whole genome shotgun sequence window:
- the LOC114927200 gene encoding uncharacterized protein: MLFLSPKQSLFLIPIFVIAISQTVPILARNAHVINFRSPNLYPESLAWDPQAQHFLLGSLQQRLIAAVSDAGVVETFISDTDLPDGASILGIAVDSYRNRLLAVVHQNHNNNQPPFNALAAYDARSRHRIFLSSLPSSSEDTSPAAANDVAVDYDGNAFVTNSAGNYIWKVTVDGEASIFSRSQLFTANIPATAKNDSLLGLNGIAYVSKGYLLVVQSCTGKLFKVDAIDGTARVVILNEDLVGADDIALRKDGGVAAAVSPVNKMWFLKSEDSWAEGVVFDRLELDLRRFPTSVTMGEKGRVYVLYGHLDEGRVGDSVREGFGIAEVRSKREGQDDSIWLFVLMGVGFAILMFWRFQMSQLVKKMHHKIN, from the coding sequence ATGCTATTCTTATCACCCAAACAATCTCTATTCCTTATTCCCATTTTTGTAATCGCTATCAGCCAAACAGTCCCTATTCTTGCACGTAATGCTCACGTCATCAATTTCCGCTCACCGAACCTGTATCCAGAATCACTCGCGTGGGATCCACAAGCGCAGCATTTCCTCCTTGGATCCCTCCAGCAGCGCCTTATCGCTGCAGTATCCGATGCCGGCGTCGTGGAAACCTTCATCTCCGACACCGACCTTCCTGACGGTGCTTCCATCCTCGGCATCGCCGTCGATTCTTACCGCAACCGCCTCCTCGCGGTCGTTCACCAGAACCACAACAACAATCAACCTCCGTTCAACGCACTCGCGGCCTACGACGCTCGCTCCCGCCACCGAATATTCCTCTCCTCGCTCCCTTCCTCCTCCGAAGACACGTCCCCCGCTGCCGCAAACGACGTCGCCGTCGACTACGACGGTAATGCCTTCGTAACAAACTCCGCGGGAAACTACATCTGGAAAGTAACCGTTGATGGCGAGGCCTCGATCTTCTCCAGATCTCAGCTCTTCACGGCGAACATTCCGGCGACGGCGAAGAACGACAGCCTCTTAGGCCTCAATGGAATAGCTTACGTAAGCAAAGGTTACCTCCTCGTTGTTCAATCGTGCACGGGAAAACTATTCAAGGTTGACGCGATCGACGGAACAGCGAGGGTGGTGATTTTGAACGAGGATCTCGTCGGCGCCGACGACATTGCCTTGAGGAAGGACGGAGGAGTTGCGGCGGCGGTGTCGCCGGTGAACAAGATGTGGTTCCTGAAGAGCGAAGACAGCTGGGCGGAGGGAGTGGTGTTCGACAGGTTGGAGCTGGATCTGCGACGGTTTCCGACATCGGTGACGATGGGAGAGAAGGGAAGGGTTTACGTGTTGTACGGACACTTGGACGAAGGGAGGGTTGGGGATTCAGTGAGGGAGGGTTTCGGAATCGCTGAGGTGCGGTCAAAGAGAGAGGGTCAAGATGACAGTATTTGGCTCTTTGTTTTAATGGGTGTGGGCTTCGCAATTTTAATGTTCTGGAGGTTCCAGATGAGCCAGCTTGTTAAAAAAATGCACCACAAGATTAATTGA